In the Pseudomonas sp. ADAK2 genome, one interval contains:
- the tusC gene encoding sulfurtransferase complex subunit TusC, with protein MAKSLLVISRQAPWSGPSAREALDIVLAGGAFDLPIGLLFLDDGVLQLAASQDAKALQQKDLSANLQALPMFGVEDLFVCADSAAERGLDPAGLALEEAQVLSAAEITALIDRYDQVITL; from the coding sequence ATGGCTAAATCCTTATTGGTGATCAGCCGCCAGGCACCGTGGTCCGGGCCGAGTGCGCGGGAAGCGCTGGACATCGTGCTGGCCGGCGGCGCGTTCGACCTGCCGATCGGCCTGCTGTTTCTCGATGACGGTGTATTGCAACTCGCCGCGAGTCAGGACGCCAAGGCCCTGCAACAAAAAGACCTGAGTGCCAACCTGCAAGCCTTGCCGATGTTCGGTGTCGAAGACCTGTTTGTCTGCGCCGACAGCGCCGCCGAACGCGGCCTGGACCCGGCCGGTCTGGCGCTGGAAGAAGCTCAGGTGTTGTCCGCCGCCGAAATCACCGCCCTTATCGACCGTTATGACCAGGTGATCACCCTCTGA
- a CDS encoding DUF6388 family protein has translation MAATEQQHEQALKKFLDERPELRHELDNLNPLLAQAKGETPAQYRDERLHEAFEAEAERLDLFAWELTLQLTAATAEDYQAQRMEVHKEVAEMAGMDWLDYCELYGLSK, from the coding sequence ATGGCAGCCACCGAACAGCAACACGAGCAGGCGCTGAAGAAGTTTCTCGATGAGCGCCCCGAGCTGCGTCACGAACTCGACAACCTCAACCCGCTGCTCGCCCAGGCCAAGGGTGAAACCCCGGCCCAATACCGCGACGAGCGCTTGCACGAAGCCTTCGAAGCCGAGGCCGAGCGCCTGGATTTGTTCGCCTGGGAACTGACCCTGCAACTGACCGCCGCCACCGCCGAGGACTATCAGGCCCAGCGCATGGAAGTGCATAAGGAAGTGGCGGAAATGGCCGGCATGGACTGGCTGGACTATTGCGAGTTATATGGATTGAGCAAGTGA
- a CDS encoding glycosyl transferase family protein, which translates to MTDYPALTLETPAEHPFAQFVRILGKGKRGARDLTREEAREAMGFVLDDKVEDTQLGAFLMLLRHKEESAEEMAGFTEALRERLKAPALKVDLDWPTYAGKKRHLPWFLLAAKCLAQNGVRIFMHGGGAHTAGRLYSEQLLNELNIPLCRNWQQVGDALDNGGLAFMPLVDWAPQLQRMIDLRNTLGLRSPIHSLTRILNPLGARCGLQSIFHPGYQAVHRDASGLLGDTAIVVKGDGGEIEINPDADSHLYGTAGGESWDEEWPQLSAQRHVKPATLDPEHLKAVWRGEVVDSYPQMALISTMALALRGLGQTREQAFETAQHYWDARNRSI; encoded by the coding sequence ATGACCGACTATCCAGCACTGACCCTTGAAACGCCTGCCGAGCACCCGTTCGCCCAGTTCGTGCGAATCCTTGGCAAAGGCAAACGCGGTGCCCGCGATCTGACCCGTGAAGAAGCTCGGGAAGCCATGGGCTTCGTGCTGGACGACAAAGTCGAGGACACCCAGCTCGGTGCGTTCCTGATGCTCTTGCGGCACAAGGAAGAAAGCGCCGAGGAGATGGCCGGTTTCACCGAAGCCTTGCGTGAACGCCTGAAGGCGCCGGCCTTAAAGGTCGATCTCGACTGGCCGACCTACGCCGGCAAGAAACGTCACCTGCCCTGGTTCCTGCTGGCAGCCAAGTGCCTGGCGCAGAACGGTGTGCGGATTTTCATGCATGGCGGCGGCGCGCACACGGCCGGTCGGCTGTACAGCGAGCAATTGCTGAATGAGTTGAACATCCCGCTGTGCCGCAACTGGCAGCAGGTTGGCGATGCGCTGGATAACGGCGGCTTGGCGTTCATGCCTTTGGTGGATTGGGCACCGCAACTGCAACGGATGATCGACCTGCGCAACACCCTGGGCCTGCGTTCGCCGATCCATTCCCTCACGCGGATCCTCAATCCGCTGGGCGCGCGCTGTGGCTTGCAAAGCATTTTCCATCCGGGTTACCAGGCTGTGCATCGCGACGCCAGCGGCTTGCTCGGCGACACCGCGATTGTGGTCAAAGGTGACGGCGGCGAAATCGAGATCAACCCGGACGCCGACAGTCACCTGTACGGCACTGCTGGCGGTGAAAGCTGGGATGAGGAATGGCCGCAGTTGTCGGCGCAGCGCCACGTTAAACCGGCGACCCTCGACCCTGAACACTTGAAAGCCGTGTGGCGCGGTGAGGTGGTCGACAGCTACCCGCAAATGGCGCTGATTTCGACCATGGCCCTGGCCTTGCGCGGCCTCGGTCAGACCC
- a CDS encoding NUDIX domain-containing protein, producing the protein MANTAERVNIIESQVLSDNWYLLKKITFDYQRNNGEWQRQNREVYDRGNGAAILLFNREKRTVVLTRQFRLPVFVNGHDGLLIEVAAGLLEGADPEERIRAEAEEETGYRVHHVQKVFESYMSPGSVTEKLHFFIAEYDAASKVSDGGGLEEETEELEVLEWKFDESLEAFYRGEICDAKTIMLLQYAAMKNIFAPV; encoded by the coding sequence ATGGCGAATACAGCCGAACGGGTCAACATCATCGAATCTCAGGTGCTGTCGGACAACTGGTATCTGCTCAAGAAAATCACCTTCGACTATCAGCGCAATAACGGCGAATGGCAGCGTCAGAATCGCGAGGTCTATGACCGTGGCAATGGCGCGGCGATCCTGTTGTTCAACCGCGAAAAGAGAACCGTGGTGCTGACGCGTCAGTTTCGGTTGCCGGTGTTCGTCAACGGTCACGATGGCTTGCTGATCGAAGTGGCGGCGGGGCTGCTTGAAGGCGCCGACCCCGAAGAACGCATCCGCGCGGAAGCCGAAGAAGAAACCGGCTATCGCGTGCACCATGTGCAAAAAGTCTTCGAGTCGTACATGAGCCCCGGCTCGGTCACCGAAAAACTGCACTTCTTCATCGCCGAATATGACGCGGCGTCGAAAGTCAGCGATGGCGGCGGGCTGGAGGAAGAAACCGAAGAGCTCGAAGTGCTGGAGTGGAAGTTTGATGAGTCACTTGAGGCGTTTTATCGTGGGGAAATCTGCGACGCGAAAACCATCATGCTGCTGCAGTATGCGGCGATGAAAAACATTTTCGCCCCGGTTTGA
- a CDS encoding TusE/DsrC/DsvC family sulfur relay protein: MNSLTVGARVIELDKDGFLVELSDWSTDVASALAAAEDIELSPEHWEILELLRRFYAEFQLSPATRPLIKYTALKLGPEKGNSLHLNRLFKGTPAKLAAKLAGLPKPTNCL, from the coding sequence ATGAATTCCCTGACCGTCGGCGCCCGCGTCATCGAGCTGGACAAGGACGGTTTCCTGGTCGAACTGAGCGACTGGTCCACCGACGTGGCCAGCGCCCTCGCCGCTGCCGAAGACATCGAGTTGAGCCCCGAGCACTGGGAAATCCTCGAACTGCTGCGGCGGTTCTACGCCGAATTCCAGTTGTCCCCGGCGACCCGCCCGCTGATCAAGTACACCGCGTTGAAGCTCGGCCCGGAAAAAGGCAACAGCCTGCACCTGAACCGACTGTTCAAAGGCACCCCTGCCAAACTCGCCGCAAAACTGGCGGGCCTGCCCAAACCGACGAATTGCTTATGA
- a CDS encoding YoaK family protein: MLPSASSHRASPGHLHVQKWRGRIGMSLVAALSVLAGMTDAIGFMASGDFVSFMSGNTTRLAVAISDGDLGLTLRLLILVATFIIGNALGIVVSRLGGRRALPLLLCIATLLCGAAAWPYDDQLPALLAAIIAMGMLNAAVEEVNGLPVGLTYVTGALSRFGRGLGRWLLGERRNGWRVQLIPWTGMFAGAVLGAVLEHHLGLKALFVSGLLAGLIGLLSLKIPRRWQLGYMPR; this comes from the coding sequence ATGCTGCCATCCGCCTCCTCCCACCGGGCCAGCCCCGGTCATCTGCATGTCCAGAAATGGCGCGGGCGCATCGGCATGTCGCTGGTGGCCGCACTGTCGGTGCTCGCCGGCATGACCGACGCCATCGGCTTCATGGCCAGCGGCGACTTTGTCTCGTTCATGAGCGGCAACACCACCCGGCTCGCTGTCGCGATCAGCGATGGCGACCTGGGGCTGACATTGCGCCTGTTGATCCTGGTGGCGACATTCATCATCGGTAATGCGCTGGGCATTGTCGTCAGCCGACTCGGTGGGCGCCGGGCATTGCCGTTGCTGCTGTGCATCGCCACCCTGCTTTGCGGCGCGGCTGCCTGGCCCTATGACGACCAACTGCCGGCGCTGCTGGCAGCGATCATCGCCATGGGCATGCTCAATGCCGCTGTGGAAGAAGTGAACGGACTGCCGGTCGGCCTGACCTACGTCACCGGCGCCCTCTCGCGTTTCGGCCGTGGCCTGGGGCGCTGGCTGCTGGGCGAGCGGCGCAACGGCTGGCGAGTCCAGCTGATTCCCTGGACCGGCATGTTCGCCGGCGCGGTACTCGGTGCGGTGCTGGAACATCACTTGGGGCTCAAAGCGCTGTTTGTCAGCGGTTTGCTGGCGGGATTGATCGGGTTGCTGTCGTTGAAAATCCCGCGGCGCTGGCAATTGGGCTACATGCCGCGCTGA
- a CDS encoding GNAT family N-acetyltransferase has product MTLRIERSQDPTNEEREAILAPLRLYNAAQAGPASPQPIALLVRDDKGEILGGLYGRVFYQWLFIELLSVPEQARGQGLGSTLMHMAEELAREKECVGIWLDTFDFQAPDFYKKLGYREFGHIADYPPGHQRHFLQKRLTPA; this is encoded by the coding sequence ATGACATTGCGTATCGAACGCTCGCAGGACCCGACCAACGAAGAACGCGAGGCAATCCTCGCACCGTTGCGTCTCTATAACGCCGCGCAAGCGGGGCCAGCCAGTCCGCAACCGATTGCGTTGCTGGTGCGTGACGACAAGGGCGAGATTCTTGGCGGGCTTTATGGCCGGGTGTTTTATCAGTGGCTGTTTATCGAGTTGCTGTCCGTGCCGGAACAGGCTCGGGGACAGGGCTTGGGCTCGACACTGATGCACATGGCCGAAGAGCTGGCGCGGGAGAAGGAATGCGTGGGGATCTGGCTCGACACCTTCGATTTCCAGGCACCGGATTTCTACAAAAAACTGGGCTATCGCGAATTCGGCCACATCGCTGATTATCCGCCGGGGCACCAGCGCCACTTCTTACAGAAGCGCCTGACGCCGGCGTAA
- the tusD gene encoding sulfurtransferase complex subunit TusD — MKFAIALFSAAHAPSSRRALLFAQAALAGGHEIVRLFFYQDGVYNASGSVVTPQDEQDLPKQWRAFVAEHQLDGVVCIAAALRRGVLNDEEAKRYQREAVAVGAPWELSGLGQLHDAVQDADRLICFGGA, encoded by the coding sequence ATGAAGTTCGCCATCGCGCTGTTTTCCGCCGCCCATGCGCCCTCCTCGCGCCGTGCCTTGCTGTTCGCCCAGGCCGCGCTGGCCGGCGGGCATGAGATTGTCCGGCTGTTTTTCTATCAGGACGGCGTCTACAACGCGTCCGGCAGCGTGGTTACGCCCCAGGACGAACAAGACCTGCCCAAGCAATGGCGGGCGTTTGTTGCCGAGCATCAACTGGACGGCGTGGTGTGCATCGCGGCGGCCTTGCGCCGTGGCGTGTTGAACGACGAAGAGGCCAAGCGTTACCAGCGCGAAGCGGTCGCCGTCGGCGCACCGTGGGAATTGTCGGGCCTGGGCCAGTTGCATGACGCGGTGCAGGATGCCGACCGCCTGATCTGTTTCGGAGGCGCTTGA
- a CDS encoding lytic polysaccharide monooxygenase auxiliary activity family 9 protein has protein sequence MNKPLTQPELRHGRVTSPSSRGAVAVELGLLGTWQVNEMEGGKNFPSLVAGPFPAPYQTDSASDVPPADGHILSGGKVDARDCINFTNEELSKKLNRPFAWPLLNVDPGQTFKVTWEYTAPHVTRGYSWFITKDGWDPKQRISRAQLEPKSFFDDFYTQVPYYSHSAEMKAKVNHEVKLPGNKKGHHVLVLVWIVANTGNAFYQAFDVDFK, from the coding sequence ATGAACAAACCACTGACTCAACCCGAACTGCGACACGGTCGTGTCACCTCCCCATCCAGCCGCGGCGCGGTGGCCGTCGAGCTGGGACTGCTGGGCACCTGGCAAGTCAACGAAATGGAAGGTGGCAAGAACTTCCCGTCGCTGGTCGCCGGCCCGTTCCCGGCGCCGTATCAAACCGACAGCGCCAGTGACGTGCCACCGGCCGACGGCCATATCCTCAGCGGCGGCAAGGTCGACGCCCGTGATTGCATCAACTTCACCAACGAGGAACTGAGCAAAAAGCTCAACCGTCCGTTCGCCTGGCCGCTGCTGAACGTCGACCCGGGCCAGACCTTCAAAGTCACCTGGGAATACACCGCGCCTCACGTCACCCGTGGCTACAGCTGGTTCATCACCAAGGATGGCTGGGACCCGAAACAGCGCATCAGCCGTGCGCAACTGGAGCCGAAATCGTTCTTCGACGACTTCTATACCCAAGTTCCGTACTACAGCCATTCCGCCGAGATGAAGGCCAAGGTCAACCACGAAGTGAAATTGCCCGGTAACAAAAAGGGCCATCACGTCCTCGTGCTGGTGTGGATCGTGGCCAATACCGGCAACGCCTTCTACCAAGCGTTCGACGTGGACTTCAAGTAA
- a CDS encoding hemerythrin domain-containing protein: MNIFEALRESHDRQRGYADALIQTSGDTPERVEAYKQLKAELQAHETAEERHFYIPLMEFDNGVDLSRHAISEHHEMDEMMEFLDETEMSSPAWLATAKKLSEKVHHHLKEEEQKFFQMAGKLLDEQQKEALAGQYEKEYKAQLS, from the coding sequence ATGAATATTTTCGAAGCCTTGCGCGAAAGCCACGACCGCCAGCGCGGTTACGCCGATGCACTGATCCAGACCAGCGGCGACACCCCGGAGCGGGTCGAGGCCTACAAACAGCTCAAGGCCGAGCTCCAGGCCCACGAAACCGCCGAGGAGCGGCATTTCTACATCCCGCTGATGGAGTTCGACAACGGTGTCGACCTGAGCCGTCACGCCATTTCCGAACACCATGAAATGGACGAAATGATGGAGTTCCTGGATGAGACCGAGATGTCCAGCCCGGCGTGGCTGGCTACCGCGAAGAAACTGTCGGAGAAGGTCCATCACCACTTGAAGGAAGAAGAACAGAAGTTCTTCCAGATGGCCGGCAAGTTGCTTGACGAGCAGCAGAAAGAAGCCCTCGCCGGCCAATATGAAAAGGAATACAAGGCACAGCTTTCTTGA
- the tusB gene encoding sulfurtransferase complex subunit TusB, translated as MSTLHVLSHSPFGDDRLSSCLRVIGADDALLLSGDAAYALQPGTVPFNALNTRGLKLFVLAEDAQARALNVPDWAEAIDYPAFVELSIHYDKVNSWL; from the coding sequence ATGTCGACTTTGCATGTGTTGTCTCATTCCCCGTTCGGCGACGACCGCCTGAGCAGCTGCCTGCGCGTGATCGGCGCCGATGATGCGCTGTTGCTGTCTGGCGACGCGGCGTACGCCTTGCAGCCCGGCACCGTGCCGTTCAACGCGCTGAACACTCGCGGCCTCAAGCTGTTCGTGCTGGCCGAAGACGCCCAGGCCCGCGCACTGAATGTTCCGGACTGGGCCGAAGCCATCGATTACCCGGCCTTCGTCGAACTGTCGATTCACTACGACAAGGTCAACAGTTGGCTATGA